The following proteins are encoded in a genomic region of Micromonospora olivasterospora:
- a CDS encoding CoA-acylating methylmalonate-semialdehyde dehydrogenase — MSDPNKPTLGHWINGRRVASETARRAAVFDPALGAATREVVLADATETAAAVEAARHAFEEWSQLSAARRQTVVFRFRELLNSRKEELARIITGEHGKAVSDAAAEVQRGLEVVDLATAFPHLTSGRYAQNVSTGVDVHSVRQPLGVVAVISPFNFPAMVPLWFTPIAIAVGNTVVLKPSERVPSAALWLAELWKAAGLPDGVFNVLQGDRVAVEALLHHPDVQAVSFVGSTPVARSIYESAARVGKRVQAFGGAKNHMLVLADADLDAAADQAVSGGFGSAGERCMAISVVLAEESIADELNARIQERAARLRVGDGRTDPDMGPLITRQHRDRVASYIDIAERDGATVLVDGRHCRVDGHENGFWLGPTLLDGVPTTSKAYEDEIFGPVLAVVRVKDLDEGLRLINSSQFGNGTAIFTNDGRAARRFEREVQVGMVGVNVPVPVPVSYFAFGGWKDSLLGDAPAYGPEGFAFFTRQKAVTSRWVTSTRSSLSMGFPEND; from the coding sequence GTGAGTGACCCGAACAAGCCGACGCTCGGACATTGGATCAACGGGCGTCGGGTGGCCAGCGAAACCGCGCGCCGGGCGGCCGTCTTCGACCCCGCGCTCGGAGCGGCCACGAGGGAGGTGGTGCTGGCCGACGCCACCGAGACCGCCGCCGCGGTCGAGGCAGCCAGGCACGCCTTCGAGGAATGGTCTCAGCTCTCGGCCGCCAGACGGCAGACGGTGGTCTTCCGGTTTCGCGAGCTGCTGAACAGCCGTAAGGAGGAACTCGCGCGGATCATCACCGGTGAGCACGGCAAGGCCGTGTCCGACGCGGCGGCCGAGGTGCAGCGCGGACTTGAGGTCGTCGACCTCGCGACCGCGTTCCCACACCTCACCAGCGGACGTTACGCACAGAACGTGTCCACCGGCGTCGATGTGCATTCCGTACGGCAACCACTCGGTGTCGTTGCCGTGATCAGCCCGTTCAACTTCCCGGCGATGGTGCCCCTGTGGTTCACCCCCATCGCGATCGCCGTCGGCAACACGGTGGTGCTCAAGCCGAGTGAGCGGGTGCCGTCGGCGGCGCTCTGGCTGGCCGAGCTCTGGAAGGCCGCCGGGCTCCCCGACGGGGTGTTCAACGTTCTCCAGGGCGACCGCGTCGCTGTCGAAGCCCTGCTGCACCACCCGGACGTACAGGCGGTCTCCTTCGTCGGGTCGACGCCGGTGGCGCGTTCGATCTACGAGTCCGCAGCGCGGGTCGGAAAACGCGTTCAGGCCTTCGGTGGCGCGAAGAACCACATGCTCGTGCTTGCCGACGCCGACCTCGACGCCGCCGCGGACCAGGCGGTGTCCGGTGGATTCGGGTCGGCCGGCGAAAGATGCATGGCCATCTCCGTCGTCCTTGCCGAGGAGTCGATCGCCGACGAGCTGAACGCGCGGATCCAGGAGCGGGCCGCGAGGCTGCGGGTCGGCGACGGCCGCACCGACCCGGACATGGGCCCGCTGATCACCCGCCAACACCGGGACCGGGTGGCCAGCTATATCGACATCGCCGAACGCGACGGCGCCACGGTGCTGGTGGACGGCCGCCACTGCCGGGTGGACGGCCACGAGAACGGTTTCTGGCTCGGCCCCACGCTCCTGGACGGGGTTCCGACGACCTCGAAGGCGTACGAGGACGAGATCTTCGGCCCCGTGCTCGCGGTGGTCCGCGTGAAGGACCTCGACGAAGGGCTACGTCTCATCAACTCCAGCCAGTTCGGCAACGGGACGGCCATCTTCACCAACGACGGCCGCGCCGCCCGACGCTTCGAACGCGAGGTTCAGGTGGGCATGGTCGGAGTGAACGTCCCGGTTCCCGTACCGGTCTCCTACTTCGCCTTCGGCGGCTGGAAGGACTCACTTCTCGGTGACGCTCCCGCGTACGGTCCGGAAGGGTTCGCGTTCTTCACCCGTCAGAAGGCGGTCACCTCACGGTGGGTCACCTCGACGCGTAGCTCGCTGAGCATGGGGTTCCCCGAGAACGACTGA
- a CDS encoding amidase, translating to MTELVETSLNRCADIERHVHAFAHIDAAQASARAAELDAMLDAGYQPRSPLFGIPLAVKDVIDVAGMPTRAGSRLFSGAPAAEHDATVVRALRAAGAVLIGKTHTHEMAMGTVTPTTRNPHDLTRIAGGSSGGSAAAVAAGEVLGALGTDTGGSIRIPAALCGVAGLKPRTHSVDMAGQIPLSPIADSCGPLAANVRDLSALWSAMSGRPTTAVDVNRLGVLAPADLGDVESAVGIAYEHLGESLARHSRVSTVTVQVPAFDEWYPVRLVPLFADAYQAHHAAGWYPAGRGLYSRGLRTVLDAAAQHTAADLLAAWKTLTHLTERLMAAFSVCDALVLPTVPTTAPLRTAVDDDSRPRAELTGASRQLTRFCAPVNWSPLAAVTVPFGTDERGLPVGMQCVALDEERALSAARLVEGLAGTY from the coding sequence GTGACCGAACTCGTGGAGACCTCGCTCAACCGTTGCGCGGACATCGAGCGGCACGTCCACGCGTTCGCCCACATCGACGCCGCGCAGGCCAGTGCGCGAGCGGCCGAACTCGACGCCATGCTGGACGCCGGATACCAGCCCCGGTCACCGCTGTTCGGTATCCCCCTCGCCGTCAAGGACGTCATCGATGTGGCGGGAATGCCGACCCGGGCAGGGTCGCGCCTGTTCAGCGGCGCACCGGCAGCGGAGCACGACGCGACGGTGGTACGCGCCCTGCGTGCCGCCGGAGCGGTCCTGATCGGCAAGACGCACACCCACGAGATGGCCATGGGAACGGTCACGCCGACGACGCGGAATCCCCACGACCTCACCCGCATCGCGGGGGGTTCCAGCGGAGGGTCCGCAGCCGCAGTCGCCGCCGGGGAAGTCCTGGGCGCACTCGGCACCGACACCGGCGGATCGATCAGGATCCCGGCGGCGCTCTGCGGCGTCGCCGGCCTGAAGCCGCGTACCCACTCGGTCGACATGGCCGGCCAGATCCCGCTGTCGCCGATAGCCGACTCGTGCGGTCCCCTGGCGGCGAACGTGCGGGACCTGTCCGCCCTCTGGTCCGCCATGTCGGGGCGGCCGACGACCGCCGTCGACGTTAACCGCCTCGGCGTCCTGGCCCCGGCGGACCTCGGCGACGTGGAGTCCGCCGTCGGCATCGCCTACGAGCACCTCGGCGAGAGCCTGGCGCGGCACAGCCGGGTGTCGACGGTGACGGTCCAGGTCCCGGCCTTCGACGAGTGGTATCCCGTCCGGCTGGTCCCGCTCTTCGCCGATGCCTACCAGGCCCACCACGCAGCCGGCTGGTATCCGGCCGGACGGGGACTCTACAGCCGTGGCCTCAGGACCGTTCTCGACGCGGCGGCGCAGCACACCGCGGCTGACCTGCTGGCCGCGTGGAAGACCCTCACGCACCTGACCGAGCGTCTGATGGCGGCCTTCTCGGTGTGCGACGCGCTCGTGCTGCCGACCGTCCCGACCACCGCGCCGTTGCGCACCGCCGTCGACGACGACTCGCGTCCGCGCGCCGAACTCACCGGTGCCAGCCGCCAACTGACCCGCTTCTGCGCGCCCGTCAACTGGTCTCCACTGGCCGCGGTCACCGTTCCCTTCGGGACAGACGAGCGAGGACTCCCGGTCGGGATGCAGTGCGTGGCCCTGGACGAGGAACGAGCGCTGTCCGCAGCCCGGTTGGTCGAGGGACTGGCCGGCACGTACTGA
- a CDS encoding ABC transporter permease, translating into MTPSRAQGSAKRRGVASRRHVPPLAFLVVLLVAWEYVPRALGIPSFIFPPLGEVLQALTDPGATRSFLYHTQVTLTEAFSGLAIGTVLGLVLGVVLVEVDILNRMIYPYIVAIQSIPKVAIAPLFVIWFGFGLTSKVVVVALLAFFPVLLGTMSGIRSVSAEHIALFKVHRATRGQIRRKLLLPSALPSIFTGFEMAVVFSTLGAIVGEFVGAQAGLGVLILQAQYRMNTGAVFACLLILCAVGITLNVIVRIVRRRILYWVPGEKSLKV; encoded by the coding sequence ATGACACCGTCCCGCGCCCAGGGTTCCGCCAAGAGGCGTGGGGTCGCGTCCCGGCGGCACGTTCCGCCGCTCGCCTTCCTGGTGGTGCTCCTCGTGGCCTGGGAGTACGTGCCCAGGGCACTCGGCATCCCGTCGTTCATCTTTCCGCCGCTCGGTGAAGTCCTCCAGGCGTTGACCGATCCCGGCGCGACGAGGAGCTTCCTCTACCACACCCAGGTCACGCTCACCGAGGCGTTCAGCGGGCTGGCGATCGGAACCGTGCTCGGCCTGGTGCTCGGGGTCGTACTGGTCGAGGTCGACATCCTGAACCGCATGATCTACCCGTACATCGTCGCCATCCAGTCGATCCCCAAGGTCGCCATCGCGCCCCTGTTCGTCATCTGGTTCGGGTTCGGGCTGACCTCGAAGGTCGTCGTGGTCGCGCTGCTCGCGTTCTTCCCAGTGCTCCTCGGCACGATGTCGGGGATCAGAAGTGTGAGCGCCGAGCACATCGCGCTGTTCAAGGTGCACCGGGCCACCCGGGGGCAGATCAGGCGCAAGCTGTTGCTTCCCAGCGCCCTGCCCAGCATCTTCACGGGCTTCGAGATGGCCGTGGTCTTCTCCACCCTCGGCGCGATCGTCGGGGAGTTCGTCGGCGCCCAGGCGGGCCTCGGAGTGCTCATCCTCCAGGCGCAGTACCGGATGAACACCGGCGCCGTCTTCGCCTGCCTGCTGATCCTGTGCGCGGTCGGCATCACGCTGAACGTGATCGTCCGAATCGTCCGTCGCCGCATCCTCTACTGGGTCCCCGGAGAGAAGTCCCTGAAGGTCTGA